One window from the genome of Natronomonas pharaonis DSM 2160 encodes:
- a CDS encoding phosphate/phosphite/phosphonate ABC transporter substrate-binding protein: MRRRTYLTAAGGLFAAGLAGCTDEEPTGNGNGDTGEEPMTVGEWADGHIEFALPPFQDAEELTAEYEPVFEWLEDGFDGVDTVTATPTTSYSAVVESVVNGHTEMANLSPIIYALAAEDGVNPLAVNWSHGSEAYHTYIATRAETDIETLADIQGHTIAMVDPLSTSGGLFPRYMLDEAGLDAGDVDTEPGDFDIDWAFGHGAALDALQAGHVDAAAYGDFEHPDDDDIVRVAESDPIPFDPVVAKPETPDAVQEALIDRLLETPEDVLEAHRIDRFGEVEPGTYDPVRNVAEAMGVDIADLEEDDD; encoded by the coding sequence ATGCGACGACGCACGTACCTCACCGCTGCAGGCGGCCTCTTTGCCGCCGGGCTCGCTGGCTGTACCGACGAGGAGCCGACCGGTAACGGAAACGGCGACACCGGCGAGGAACCGATGACCGTCGGCGAGTGGGCCGACGGCCACATCGAGTTCGCGCTGCCGCCGTTTCAGGACGCCGAGGAACTGACCGCAGAGTACGAGCCCGTCTTCGAGTGGCTCGAAGACGGCTTTGACGGTGTCGACACAGTCACTGCGACCCCGACGACGAGCTACAGCGCCGTCGTCGAAAGCGTCGTCAACGGGCACACTGAAATGGCGAACCTCTCGCCGATAATCTATGCGCTCGCCGCCGAGGACGGCGTCAACCCGCTTGCAGTCAACTGGTCGCACGGTAGCGAGGCCTATCACACCTACATCGCCACCCGCGCCGAGACGGACATCGAGACGTTGGCCGACATCCAGGGGCACACGATTGCGATGGTCGACCCGCTGTCGACGAGCGGCGGGCTGTTCCCCCGCTACATGCTCGACGAGGCTGGCCTCGATGCCGGCGACGTGGATACGGAGCCGGGGGATTTCGACATCGACTGGGCGTTCGGCCACGGGGCTGCGCTCGATGCGTTGCAGGCCGGCCACGTTGATGCGGCCGCCTACGGCGACTTCGAGCACCCGGACGACGATGACATCGTTCGCGTCGCCGAGAGCGACCCCATCCCGTTCGACCCGGTGGTCGCCAAGCCGGAGACGCCCGACGCCGTTCAGGAAGCGCTCATCGACCGACTACTGGAGACGCCCGAAGACGTACTCGAAGCCCACCGCATCGACCGCTTCGGCGAGGTCGAGCCCGGGACCTACGACCCGGTCCGCAATGTCGCCGAGGCGATGGGCGTCGACATTGCCGACCTCGAGGAAGACGACGACTGA
- a CDS encoding Hsp20/alpha crystallin family protein, with protein MQLREALDELPETVFADLLEREDAYLLVIDLPGATADTVDVQLEDGCLSISARREKSVPRSFEYLTEERSLFLDIEVPLPPDATGTDAAGEIERGVLELTLPKADGADETTIPVE; from the coding sequence ATGCAACTCCGCGAGGCGCTCGACGAGCTGCCCGAGACCGTGTTCGCCGACCTGCTGGAGCGGGAGGACGCGTATCTGCTCGTCATCGACCTGCCGGGGGCGACGGCCGACACCGTCGATGTCCAGCTCGAGGACGGGTGTCTCTCGATTTCGGCCCGCCGGGAGAAGTCGGTCCCGCGGTCCTTCGAGTACCTCACCGAGGAGCGGTCGCTGTTTCTCGACATCGAGGTGCCGCTCCCCCCGGATGCCACGGGCACTGACGCGGCCGGCGAAATCGAACGCGGCGTGCTCGAGCTGACGCTGCCGAAGGCCGACGGCGCCGACGAAACGACGATTCCGGTCGAGTAA
- a CDS encoding LUD domain-containing protein: MPASTIETFERAVGRTADGCHRTDTETFEETLSEVVETPAVGTPLSFEGVSFGEVAIEMDPSPAALTAAETGVTPAGLGIADYGTVTIDGRAAGDELVSLYPPRHVVVVDESDIVPDMAAAFERFEQTIGGDGPDSCVLATGPSATADMGTLVEGVHGPTEVHVVVVER; the protein is encoded by the coding sequence ATGCCAGCGAGCACCATAGAAACGTTCGAGCGGGCGGTCGGCCGAACAGCCGACGGTTGCCACCGGACGGACACCGAAACGTTCGAGGAGACGCTTTCGGAGGTAGTTGAGACGCCGGCAGTCGGGACACCACTCTCGTTCGAGGGTGTTTCCTTCGGTGAGGTGGCTATCGAGATGGACCCGAGCCCAGCGGCGCTGACGGCCGCCGAGACCGGCGTGACACCGGCTGGCCTCGGCATCGCCGACTACGGGACCGTCACTATCGATGGACGGGCGGCCGGCGACGAGCTGGTGAGTCTCTACCCGCCGAGGCACGTCGTCGTAGTCGACGAGTCGGACATCGTGCCGGACATGGCGGCGGCGTTCGAGCGGTTCGAGCAGACGATAGGCGGCGACGGGCCGGACAGCTGCGTGCTGGCAACGGGGCCGAGCGCGACGGCCGATATGGGAACGCTCGTCGAGGGTGTCCACGGACCAACCGAGGTCCACGTCGTGGTGGTCGAGCGATGA
- a CDS encoding HVO_2922 family protein: protein MSKATFEVYEDNAGQWRWRLVHDNGNIIADSGEGYASRQKCEQGIESVKENAPGADILKGE, encoded by the coding sequence ATGTCGAAAGCAACGTTCGAGGTGTACGAAGACAACGCGGGACAGTGGCGCTGGCGACTGGTTCACGACAACGGCAACATCATCGCAGACAGCGGCGAGGGCTACGCCAGCCGGCAGAAATGCGAGCAGGGCATCGAGAGCGTCAAGGAGAACGCCCCCGGAGCAGACATCCTCAAGGGCGAGTAG
- the pyrF gene encoding orotidine-5'-phosphate decarboxylase produces the protein MSFFETLADRIDDRDSVVSVGLDPDPDRLPEFLDADLPRWAFNRRVIDATHEHAACYKPNAAFYEDSDGWRALEETIAYAHGKGVPVLLDAKRGDIGNTARQYATLLDDDGLGADAITANPYMGRDTLEPYLSRADKGVFILCRTSNSGGADFQNLTVGNDKRLYEYVAQRCQEWNEHENVGLVVGATAPEELESVRDLVDLPFLVPGVGAQGGDAAAAVDHGLADGVGLVNSSRGIIFAGEGAADEDEYFRAVGAAAKRLKQRLNKHR, from the coding sequence ATGAGCTTCTTCGAGACGCTTGCGGACCGCATCGACGACCGGGACAGCGTCGTCTCGGTCGGCCTCGACCCCGACCCCGACCGGCTCCCGGAGTTTCTGGACGCCGACCTTCCCCGCTGGGCGTTCAATCGGCGGGTCATCGACGCGACCCACGAACACGCCGCCTGCTACAAGCCCAACGCTGCCTTCTACGAGGACTCCGACGGGTGGCGCGCGCTCGAAGAGACCATCGCCTACGCTCACGGCAAGGGCGTCCCCGTTCTCCTTGACGCCAAGCGCGGCGACATCGGCAACACGGCCCGCCAATACGCCACGCTGCTCGACGATGACGGGCTCGGAGCCGACGCTATCACCGCCAACCCCTACATGGGGCGAGATACGCTGGAGCCGTACCTCTCTCGGGCTGACAAGGGCGTCTTCATCCTCTGTCGGACCTCCAACAGCGGCGGCGCGGACTTCCAGAACCTCACCGTCGGCAACGACAAGCGCCTGTATGAGTACGTCGCACAGCGCTGTCAGGAGTGGAACGAGCACGAAAACGTCGGGCTCGTCGTCGGCGCGACGGCCCCCGAAGAGCTGGAGTCGGTCCGTGACCTCGTTGACCTTCCCTTCCTCGTCCCCGGCGTCGGTGCGCAGGGCGGCGACGCGGCGGCGGCGGTCGACCACGGCCTCGCAGACGGGGTCGGACTAGTCAACTCCTCCCGGGGCATCATCTTCGCTGGCGAGGGTGCGGCCGACGAAGACGAGTACTTCCGCGCCGTCGGTGCGGCGGCAAAGCGACTCAAGCAGCGGCTCAACAAGCACCGCTAG
- the phnE gene encoding phosphonate ABC transporter, permease protein PhnE: protein MTDPDSVDEELARIQRQWQRRMVVRAVAVAAVVAAVVAAGRWLGFDLGYLYAHRQNLQDILLEEMLAPRALWAQLQGDAPTLLPAAVETLAIAGVGTAIGLPLAFALGVLAAGNVTPRYVSTPARLFLGTLRAVPSMVYALLFVILAGLGAVAGTLAIAVGTVGDLGRLFADELEEVDETPAEAVSSAGAGVAATTAAARLPQVTTAYIAWTLFYLELNARKSSVLGIVGAGGIGYPLIMAFRARNYTRVMAAIVVILCLVVGVETLANRLRGWLDAERNASR from the coding sequence ATGACTGACCCTGATTCGGTCGATGAGGAGCTCGCCCGCATTCAGCGGCAGTGGCAACGCCGGATGGTCGTCAGAGCCGTCGCCGTTGCCGCCGTCGTTGCTGCTGTCGTCGCTGCCGGCCGGTGGCTCGGCTTCGACCTCGGGTATCTCTATGCCCACCGGCAGAACCTTCAGGACATCCTCCTCGAAGAGATGCTCGCTCCACGCGCGCTGTGGGCGCAGCTACAGGGTGACGCGCCGACGCTGTTGCCGGCCGCTGTCGAGACGCTTGCCATCGCCGGTGTCGGTACCGCCATCGGCCTGCCGCTGGCGTTCGCGCTCGGCGTCCTCGCGGCGGGCAACGTCACGCCGCGCTACGTCAGCACCCCCGCCAGACTGTTTCTCGGAACGCTCCGTGCAGTCCCGAGTATGGTGTATGCGCTGCTTTTTGTCATTCTCGCCGGATTGGGGGCAGTCGCCGGCACGCTCGCCATCGCTGTCGGGACGGTCGGTGACCTCGGGCGGCTCTTTGCTGACGAACTCGAAGAGGTCGACGAGACGCCGGCGGAGGCGGTCAGCTCGGCGGGTGCGGGCGTTGCTGCGACGACTGCGGCCGCTCGACTCCCGCAGGTGACGACGGCCTATATTGCGTGGACGCTGTTCTATCTTGAGCTCAACGCCAGAAAGAGTTCGGTGCTCGGCATCGTCGGTGCCGGCGGTATCGGCTATCCGCTCATCATGGCGTTCCGCGCCCGCAACTACACCCGCGTCATGGCGGCTATCGTCGTCATCCTCTGTCTCGTTGTCGGCGTCGAGACGCTCGCCAACCGGCTTCGCGGTTGGCTTGATGCCGAGCGGAACGCCTCGCGCTGA
- the pyk gene encoding pyruvate kinase, with protein MQRAKIVCTLGPASDDRGTIRRLADAGMSVARLNASHGTTDERAELLSRVQAADEATADPLAAMIDLRGPEVRTATIAEPIRLPTGSTVRFIKGETATSETVGLSHSIAAVEPGDTVLLDDGRIETTVERVDGETVIARVDSGGAVGSREGVTPRGVDLGLDLIDDEDREDLRLAAEHGADFVAASFVGDAADVYEVVDTLESFGGTETAVVAKIERGRAIENLDGIIDAADGVMVARGDLGVECPLEDVPLIQKRIIRRCVDAGIPVITATEMLDSMVSARRPTRAEASDVANAVFDGTDAVMLSAETAAGDYPVEAVETMARIVRRIEASGEYAATRDERVPAAKAGARTEALARSARYLARDIDATAIVVVSESGYTARRTAKFRPPVPVVAVTPDDRVRRQLAVAWGIDARYASYSTDIDAILETAVAKATAAGVAESGDTIVVLSGMIAGVAGTDATNTLKVHTVAERLATGRGVVSGRSAGPLVRTDDGDLSGVQSGAIVALPAGFDGEFDGDVTNIGGIVAVDEGLTGYPAIIARELDVPMVSGATVPAAVEEGADITVDGDRAVVYEGDVVSRRTNGTETSVRDR; from the coding sequence ATGCAACGCGCGAAAATCGTCTGCACGCTCGGTCCCGCTTCCGACGACCGGGGAACTATCCGCCGGCTCGCCGACGCCGGGATGTCGGTCGCGCGGCTGAACGCGAGCCACGGAACGACCGACGAGCGGGCCGAGCTCCTGTCGCGGGTGCAGGCAGCCGACGAAGCGACTGCCGACCCGCTGGCAGCGATGATAGACCTTCGGGGGCCGGAGGTCCGGACTGCCACAATAGCCGAGCCGATACGGCTTCCCACCGGCTCGACGGTCCGGTTCATCAAAGGCGAGACGGCGACCTCGGAGACCGTCGGGCTGAGTCACTCGATAGCCGCCGTCGAACCGGGCGATACGGTGCTGCTCGACGATGGCCGTATCGAGACGACCGTCGAACGGGTCGACGGCGAGACGGTCATCGCCCGCGTCGACTCGGGCGGGGCGGTCGGGAGCCGGGAAGGTGTGACCCCTCGTGGTGTCGATCTGGGACTGGACCTTATCGACGACGAGGACCGCGAGGACCTCCGCTTGGCTGCCGAGCACGGCGCAGATTTCGTCGCGGCGTCGTTTGTCGGCGATGCCGCGGATGTCTACGAGGTCGTTGACACGCTCGAATCGTTCGGCGGAACGGAGACGGCTGTCGTCGCGAAGATCGAGCGCGGGCGGGCAATCGAGAACCTCGACGGTATTATCGACGCCGCCGACGGCGTGATGGTCGCCCGCGGCGACCTCGGGGTTGAGTGTCCACTTGAAGACGTCCCGCTCATTCAGAAGCGAATCATCCGCCGCTGTGTCGACGCTGGCATACCGGTCATCACGGCGACGGAGATGCTCGATTCGATGGTTTCTGCCCGGCGACCGACGCGGGCGGAGGCCTCCGACGTAGCAAACGCTGTTTTCGACGGGACCGATGCAGTAATGCTGTCGGCGGAGACGGCGGCCGGCGACTATCCCGTCGAGGCCGTCGAGACGATGGCACGTATCGTCCGGCGCATCGAGGCAAGCGGTGAATACGCGGCGACCCGCGACGAGCGAGTGCCGGCGGCCAAAGCGGGCGCGCGGACGGAAGCGCTGGCCCGGTCGGCGCGGTATCTGGCCCGTGACATCGACGCGACCGCCATCGTCGTCGTCTCCGAATCGGGATATACGGCTCGCCGAACCGCGAAGTTCCGGCCGCCGGTGCCGGTCGTGGCGGTCACGCCCGACGACCGAGTGCGGCGGCAACTCGCTGTCGCGTGGGGCATCGACGCCCGCTATGCGAGCTACAGCACCGATATCGATGCCATCCTCGAAACCGCCGTCGCAAAGGCAACTGCGGCTGGCGTCGCCGAAAGCGGCGACACTATCGTAGTCCTTTCGGGGATGATAGCGGGGGTGGCGGGAACAGATGCGACGAACACGCTGAAGGTCCACACCGTCGCCGAGCGGCTGGCGACCGGGCGAGGCGTCGTCAGCGGTCGGTCGGCTGGACCGCTCGTCCGGACGGACGATGGGGACCTCAGCGGGGTGCAATCAGGGGCTATCGTTGCGCTTCCGGCTGGCTTTGACGGCGAGTTCGACGGCGATGTGACCAACATCGGCGGCATCGTCGCTGTTGACGAGGGGCTCACGGGATATCCGGCTATCATCGCCCGTGAACTCGACGTACCGATGGTGTCGGGAGCGACAGTTCCGGCGGCGGTTGAGGAGGGTGCCGATATCACCGTCGACGGCGACCGCGCCGTCGTCTACGAAGGGGATGTCGTCAGCAGGCGGACAAACGGCACGGAGACGAGCGTTCGAGACCGGTAG
- a CDS encoding DUF2240 family protein — protein sequence MSLRTAVAAPFREEGARKMGESAFVVALSLDRDWFSPDQAKRLVDVAASEGLLERADGDLVASFDPASTTVPEDFAPDESLLQERSTFERVLDELVESGTEKQDAVAGINQLQSELGVTIEAAAVLYAHEHGLDVDDYAATARAEL from the coding sequence ATGAGCCTTCGGACCGCCGTCGCCGCCCCGTTCCGCGAGGAGGGGGCCCGGAAGATGGGCGAAAGCGCCTTCGTTGTCGCCCTGTCGCTGGACCGCGATTGGTTTTCGCCGGACCAAGCGAAGCGACTCGTCGACGTGGCCGCCAGCGAGGGGCTGCTCGAACGCGCCGACGGCGACCTCGTCGCGTCGTTTGACCCCGCGTCGACGACTGTTCCTGAGGATTTCGCGCCCGACGAATCGCTGTTGCAGGAGCGGTCGACCTTCGAGCGGGTGCTCGATGAACTCGTCGAGAGCGGTACCGAAAAACAGGACGCTGTCGCCGGCATCAACCAACTCCAATCGGAACTGGGCGTCACAATCGAGGCAGCGGCAGTGCTGTACGCACACGAGCACGGGCTAGATGTCGATGACTACGCCGCGACCGCGCGGGCGGAGCTATAA
- a CDS encoding phosphonate ABC transporter ATP-binding protein — MLSVSGLTKRYGDERALDDVSVDLQRGELTVLVGRSGAGKTTLLRCLDGLEQPDDGTIELDGRAPATTDVALVFQAGALVDSKSALSNVLDGALGRLPSWRELLGVYPADEKRAAIARLHDVGLGGYADRRVGTLSGGQRQRVGIARALQQEPAVLLADEPVASLDPETGRDVLERVAAVVRDDDLIGVVSLHQPRLAEPIADRYLGLADGRLVLDRPAAALDREDITAVYDD, encoded by the coding sequence ATGCTTTCCGTCTCGGGACTGACGAAGCGCTACGGTGACGAACGCGCCCTCGACGATGTCTCTGTCGACCTCCAGCGCGGCGAGTTGACGGTACTCGTCGGTCGCTCGGGGGCCGGCAAGACGACGTTGCTTCGCTGTCTCGACGGTCTGGAACAGCCCGACGACGGGACCATCGAACTCGACGGTCGTGCGCCGGCTACAACGGATGTCGCCCTCGTTTTCCAGGCGGGCGCGCTTGTCGACAGCAAGTCGGCGCTCTCGAACGTCCTTGATGGGGCGCTCGGGCGACTCCCGTCGTGGCGGGAACTGCTCGGCGTCTATCCGGCCGACGAAAAGCGGGCGGCGATAGCCCGGCTTCACGACGTTGGATTGGGTGGCTACGCCGACCGCCGCGTCGGAACGCTGTCGGGCGGCCAGCGCCAGCGAGTCGGCATCGCCCGCGCGCTCCAACAGGAGCCGGCGGTACTCTTGGCCGACGAGCCGGTCGCGAGTCTCGACCCCGAAACCGGCCGGGACGTTCTCGAACGGGTAGCGGCGGTCGTTCGCGACGACGACCTCATCGGGGTTGTCAGTCTCCACCAGCCGCGGCTCGCCGAACCTATCGCCGACCGCTATCTCGGCCTCGCGGACGGTCGGCTAGTGTTGGACCGCCCCGCAGCGGCGCTCGACCGCGAGGATATTACGGCCGTCTACGATGACTGA
- a CDS encoding phosphoglycolate phosphatase: MVAPLAVDIDGTLTRPDKSIDPRVFDAIRAWDDHVVIATGKSFPYPVGLCEFLGMPLNVIAENGGAVYVEPAGEVVYNGDPEGAAAVAEEYVAAGYDLGWGAVDMVNRWRETELAVDRDQPLEPLVAIADDHGMDVVDTGYAYHVKDAGVDKATGLETVAELLGVVPSSFIAIGDSENDAELLELAGTGFAVANADAHARGAADAVTDASFADGFLEALDRARDNR; this comes from the coding sequence ATGGTTGCGCCGCTTGCCGTCGATATCGACGGGACGCTGACCCGCCCCGACAAATCAATCGACCCCCGAGTGTTCGACGCTATCCGCGCGTGGGACGACCACGTCGTCATCGCAACCGGCAAGTCGTTTCCCTATCCCGTCGGACTCTGTGAGTTTCTCGGCATGCCGCTGAACGTTATCGCGGAAAACGGCGGCGCTGTCTACGTCGAGCCGGCGGGTGAGGTCGTCTACAACGGCGACCCTGAGGGCGCAGCAGCAGTCGCCGAGGAGTACGTTGCCGCCGGCTACGACCTCGGCTGGGGCGCTGTCGACATGGTCAATCGGTGGCGGGAAACCGAACTGGCCGTCGACCGCGACCAGCCGCTCGAACCGCTTGTGGCCATCGCCGACGACCACGGGATGGATGTCGTCGACACCGGCTACGCCTACCACGTCAAGGACGCCGGTGTCGACAAGGCAACCGGGCTGGAGACTGTCGCCGAACTGCTCGGCGTTGTGCCGTCGTCGTTCATCGCCATCGGTGACTCCGAAAACGACGCCGAACTGCTCGAACTCGCCGGCACCGGATTCGCCGTTGCCAACGCCGACGCGCACGCTCGCGGGGCGGCCGACGCCGTGACTGACGCCTCCTTCGCCGACGGCTTCCTCGAAGCGCTCGACCGCGCCCGCGACAACCGCTGA
- a CDS encoding ABC1 kinase family protein, which produces MMLRAYWRFVVVASQFLPLLFAYARDKKRFLLFGGSRQPSAETRRRRAQSLLDSLVRLGPTFIKLGQLLSTRPDVLPPEYIEEFERLQDDVPPADWERAKAVLESDIGPIEETFEEFDTEPISGASLGQVYTARVDGRDVAVKVRRPDIESLVEADLRVIRWSLPILMRFVDQARSFSLETLADEFETTIREEMDYNRERRMLEEIGENLEANENVRVPDALPEYSSQRVLTMEYVGGTKISKLDDLDSAGVDRTELARTLQQVYLQMIVDDGAFHADPHPGNLAVKDDGTLVFYDFGMSGRVDPFIQEKIIDFYMAVARQDTDAILDTLIEMGTLSPDADREVMANVMELAIADARGEDIEQYRIQQIIQQVEDTIYEFPLRLPPNLALVLRVATVVEGVCVTLDPDFDFIDVATDYLRDEGYIEESARGYVEDRVGEIQDFGESMVRVPPKLESALDDLDRGNVSLQVSFEDDESAFDRLAKRLVFGGLLSALVIAAAVLYAFADLTAALIALGGAVPVAFLLWRSFRGRRGLRGKPQFTRQNLRKRRGDE; this is translated from the coding sequence CTGATGCTCCGCGCCTACTGGCGGTTTGTCGTCGTCGCCTCGCAGTTTCTCCCGTTACTTTTCGCCTACGCCAGGGACAAAAAGCGGTTCCTGCTGTTCGGCGGGAGCCGTCAGCCGTCCGCCGAGACCAGACGCCGACGGGCACAGTCGCTGTTGGATTCGCTGGTCCGGCTGGGACCGACATTCATCAAGCTCGGTCAGTTGCTGTCCACGCGGCCCGACGTGCTTCCACCGGAGTATATCGAGGAGTTCGAGCGACTCCAAGACGACGTACCCCCGGCCGACTGGGAGCGGGCCAAAGCGGTACTCGAGTCCGATATCGGCCCCATCGAGGAGACGTTCGAGGAGTTCGACACGGAGCCGATAAGCGGCGCGAGCCTCGGACAGGTCTACACGGCCCGCGTTGACGGCCGCGATGTCGCGGTGAAGGTCCGTCGTCCCGACATCGAGTCGCTCGTCGAAGCCGACCTCCGCGTCATCCGGTGGTCGCTGCCCATCCTGATGCGGTTTGTCGACCAAGCGCGGTCGTTCTCGCTGGAGACACTCGCCGACGAGTTCGAGACGACCATCCGCGAGGAGATGGACTACAACCGCGAGCGCCGAATGCTCGAAGAGATCGGCGAAAACCTCGAAGCAAACGAGAACGTCCGGGTTCCGGACGCCCTGCCGGAGTATTCGAGCCAGCGGGTGTTAACCATGGAGTACGTCGGTGGAACGAAGATTTCGAAGCTGGATGACCTCGATTCGGCCGGCGTCGACCGGACCGAACTCGCACGGACGCTACAGCAGGTCTACCTGCAGATGATAGTCGACGACGGGGCGTTTCATGCCGACCCACACCCCGGAAACCTCGCGGTCAAAGACGACGGCACGCTCGTCTTCTATGACTTCGGGATGTCGGGACGGGTGGACCCGTTCATTCAGGAGAAAATCATCGACTTCTATATGGCGGTCGCCAGACAGGACACCGATGCGATTCTCGATACGCTCATCGAGATGGGGACGCTCAGCCCCGACGCCGACCGCGAGGTAATGGCGAACGTGATGGAACTGGCCATCGCCGACGCCCGCGGAGAGGATATCGAGCAGTACCGTATCCAGCAGATAATCCAGCAGGTCGAGGACACGATATACGAGTTCCCGCTACGATTGCCGCCGAACCTCGCGTTGGTGCTGCGAGTGGCGACGGTCGTTGAAGGTGTCTGTGTGACGCTCGACCCCGACTTCGATTTCATCGACGTGGCAACTGACTACCTCCGTGATGAGGGTTACATCGAAGAGAGCGCCCGCGGATACGTCGAAGACCGGGTCGGCGAGATACAGGACTTCGGAGAGTCGATGGTCCGTGTCCCACCGAAACTGGAGTCGGCGCTTGATGACCTCGACCGCGGTAACGTCAGCTTGCAGGTCAGCTTCGAAGACGACGAGTCAGCGTTCGACCGGCTGGCAAAGCGGCTCGTCTTCGGCGGGCTGCTGTCGGCACTTGTCATCGCAGCAGCCGTGCTGTACGCCTTCGCCGACCTCACGGCGGCGCTGATTGCACTCGGCGGCGCGGTGCCGGTCGCGTTTCTCCTGTGGCGGTCGTTCAGAGGGCGGCGCGGGCTCCGCGGCAAGCCACAGTTCACCCGGCAGAACCTCCGAAAGCGTCGCGGCGACGAGTGA
- a CDS encoding GTPBP1 family GTP-binding protein has product MSADRAALRSALEQGEREGGSVEFKERLTRGVHLADGRRESLVAQLRHRVLSGDGEATYVVGVTDDGGVAGISPEAFSESMDVLSLLADEAGAHIDDVETWGVDGGRLVGVATLSEGSVLNVDDDHIVVGTAGHVDHGKSTLVGSLVTGNADDGEGGTRGFLDVRPHEVERGLSADLSYAVYGFDDDGPVRMDNPHRKSDRARVVEEADRLVSFVDTVGHEPWLRTTIRGLVGQKLDYGLLAVAADDGPTKTTREHLGILLATELPTVVAITKSDLVDDERLREVEREIGRMLRDADRTPLSVDRHGVEAALDEIDEQVVPVVTTSAVATDGLSVLDELFERLPKTGAEDGSFSMYVDRTYNVTGVGAVASGTIRSGSVEAGDELLVGPLADGSFREVEARSIEMHYHRVESASAGRIVGIALKGINEADLERGMVLLPRDADPEPVRAFEAEVMVLNHPTRIDDGYEPVVHLETVSETASIHPDGGQLLPGDTGTTTVRFKFRPYAVEEGQRFVFREGSSKGVGTVTDIVETE; this is encoded by the coding sequence ATGAGCGCCGACCGGGCCGCCCTTCGCAGCGCTCTCGAACAGGGCGAACGGGAGGGCGGTAGCGTCGAGTTCAAAGAGCGGCTCACTCGTGGCGTCCATCTCGCTGATGGGCGGCGCGAATCGCTCGTGGCACAGCTCCGACACCGCGTGCTCTCCGGCGACGGCGAGGCGACCTACGTCGTCGGCGTCACGGACGACGGTGGCGTTGCCGGCATTTCGCCGGAGGCCTTCTCCGAGTCGATGGATGTCCTTTCCCTTCTGGCCGATGAGGCCGGTGCCCACATTGATGACGTCGAGACGTGGGGCGTCGACGGCGGCCGGCTGGTTGGCGTCGCGACGCTTTCCGAGGGGTCCGTCCTGAACGTTGATGATGACCACATCGTCGTCGGCACTGCCGGACACGTCGACCACGGTAAATCGACGCTTGTTGGCTCGCTCGTGACCGGCAACGCAGACGACGGCGAAGGCGGCACCCGCGGCTTCCTCGATGTCCGTCCCCACGAAGTCGAGCGGGGGCTGTCGGCGGATCTGTCGTATGCCGTTTACGGCTTCGACGATGACGGCCCCGTCAGGATGGACAACCCCCATCGGAAGTCCGACCGCGCCCGCGTCGTCGAGGAGGCCGACCGGCTCGTTTCCTTTGTCGACACCGTCGGCCACGAACCGTGGCTCCGGACGACGATTCGCGGTCTCGTCGGGCAGAAACTCGATTACGGCCTGCTCGCGGTCGCCGCCGACGACGGGCCGACGAAGACGACCCGCGAGCACCTCGGCATCCTGCTGGCGACTGAGCTGCCGACCGTCGTCGCTATCACCAAATCCGACCTCGTTGATGACGAGCGGCTCCGCGAGGTCGAACGCGAAATCGGGCGGATGCTCCGGGATGCCGACCGGACGCCGCTTTCGGTCGACCGCCACGGCGTCGAGGCGGCGCTGGACGAAATCGACGAGCAGGTCGTTCCCGTCGTAACAACGAGTGCGGTGGCGACTGATGGGCTTTCGGTGCTCGATGAGCTTTTCGAGCGCCTTCCCAAGACCGGCGCGGAGGACGGGTCGTTTTCGATGTACGTCGACCGAACCTACAATGTCACCGGCGTCGGCGCGGTCGCGTCGGGGACGATACGCTCCGGTTCCGTCGAAGCCGGCGACGAACTGCTTGTTGGGCCGCTGGCGGACGGGTCATTCCGTGAGGTCGAGGCCCGCTCCATCGAGATGCATTATCATCGCGTTGAATCGGCCTCCGCGGGCCGCATCGTCGGCATCGCACTCAAAGGTATCAACGAAGCCGACCTCGAACGGGGGATGGTGTTGCTGCCGCGGGACGCCGACCCCGAGCCGGTCCGGGCGTTCGAAGCCGAGGTGATGGTGCTCAACCATCCGACACGCATCGACGACGGCTACGAGCCGGTCGTCCATCTAGAGACGGTAAGCGAGACGGCTTCGATTCATCCCGACGGCGGCCAGTTGCTCCCCGGTGACACCGGCACCACGACCGTCCGGTTCAAGTTCCGGCCCTACGCTGTCGAGGAGGGCCAGCGGTTTGTCTTCCGCGAAGGGAGCTCGAAAGGTGTCGGGACGGTTACTGACATCGTCGAAACCGAGTGA